The following is a genomic window from Sedimenticola thiotaurini.
GATCGAGCTGACCCTGACCGACCGGGATACCATGCTGTTTCGAATGCTGTTGGGCCGCACGGCATTACGGGGAGATTTTCTGGTCGATGCGGAACGCTCGTTTCAGGCCGGCACACCGGTACACCCCTTATCTGAATGACCAGGAAACCATGCCATGAATATCGCTATCTTGTCACGCAATGCCCGACTCTACTCCACCGCCAGACTGGTGGAAGCAGCCAAGGCGCGCGGACATCAGGTGCGGGTTATCGACCCGCTACGCTGTTACATGAACATTACCTCGCATCGCCCATCCATCCACTATAAGGGGGAGACCTTGGATGATTTCGATGCGGTGATTCCCCGCATCGGCGCCTCCATCACCTTCTACGGTACCGCGGTGCTGCGCCAGTTCGAGATGATGGGGGTCTATCCGCTGAACGAGTCGGTCGCCATCTCCCGCGCCCGGGACAAGTTGCGTTCAGCCCAACTGCTGGCCCGCAAGGGCATCGGCCTGCCGGTGACCGGATTCGCCCACTCACCGGACGATATCAATGACCTGATGACCCAGGTAGGTGGTGCCCCGGTGGTGATCAAACTGCTGGAGGGGACCCAGGGTATCGGTGTGGTACTGGCAGAGACCCACAAAGCGGCCGAGAGCGTGCTCCAGGCATTCATGGGTCTTAAGGCCAATATCATGGTGCAGGAGTTCATTTCGGAGTCGAAGGGTTCCGATCTGCGCTGTCTGGTCATCGGTGGCAAGGTGGTGGCAGCCATGAAGCGCCAGGCCCGGGAGGGTGAGTTCCGCTCCAACCTGCACCGGGGCGGCTCCGCCGCCCTGGTCCGCATCACGCCGGAGGAGCGCTCCACCGCGACCCGGGCGGCCCGGGTCATGGGACTCAATGTGTGTGGCGTGGATCTGTTGCGTTCTAATCATGGCCCGGTGGTGATGGAGGTAAACTCCTCTCCCGGTCTGGAAGGGATCGAGCACGCCACCAACAAGGATATCGCCAGCACTATTATCGAGTTTATCGAAAAAAACGGTCGCCCCAATCACACCAAGACCCGGGGCAAGGGTTGAATCATGGACAAACCACTTCGTATCGGAACCGAAGAGGTGTTACCGGGACAGAATCTCACCATCGACCTGCCCCTTGCCCAGCTTTATACCCATACCCCCATGACCATGCCGGTACATGTCATTCGGGGGCGCCGGGCCGGCCCGCGACTGTTTGTCTGCGCCGCCATTCACGGTGACGAGATCAACGGCGTGGAGATTATTCGTCGACTGCTGAGCCTGCCACTACTGAAGAAACTTCGCGGTGACCTGATCGCCGTCCCCATCGTGAATGTACCTGGCTTCCTGCAACGCTCCCGCTATCTGCCCGATCGCCGTGACCTGAACCGCTCTTTTCCCGGCTCGGAAAAGGGTTCATTGGCCGGTCGTGTGGCCCACCTGTTTCTCAACGAGATTGTGGCCCAGTGCAGCCACGGTATTGATCTGCACACAGCCGCCATCGACCGGGCCAATCTGCCCCAGGTGCGTGCCAACCTGGATGACCCTATCGCTGCCGCCATGGCAGAGGCTTTTCGCACACCGGTCACCCTCAACGCCAACCTGCGCGACGGATCGGTCCGCCAGGCCGGCGCCACCCTGGGTATACCCATGATTGTCTATGAGTGCGGCGAGGCACTGCGTTTCGATGAACACTCGATTCGTATCGGGCTGCGGGGCATCGTGCGGGTCATGCGCCACCTCGGCATGCTACCGGCAGCCCGGGCTACCCGCAGCAAACAGGCATCAGTGGTGACCCACACCAGCGCCTGGGTGCGTGCCTCCCAGAGCGGCATTCTCAGGGCGGTGGCACCATTGGGTGCCAGCGTGGAGAAAAACAGTATCCTCGGTTACATCAGCGACCCTTTTGGCGAGAGTGAGACCCAGGTCATCTCACCCTGGCGCGGCATTGTCATCGGTCGCACCACGCTACCGTTGGCTTACCAGGGCGAAGCGCTCTATCACATCGCCCGACTCGGTCGGAATGAGATGGAACAGTTGGAAGATGCCATACAGGAAGAGGATCCGTTGCCTGCCATTCCCTATCTGCAGGATGAGCCGGTGATTGTTTAGTGAGGTGAGTTTGGCACGCCAAAAGAACGATGTGTCAGTAACATCGCTGATCGTGTTAAACGGGAGTTTTGGCCAATTGTATCAAGTGATCTGTGTCACGATGAACAAACCGGATTGGTAGGACCGATAACCGTGCACTGCCCCGTTCAGCCTGTCGAGCATCACAGAGCTGAGCGGAAAAAGGCTTGGATACCTTTGGCCACAAAAGTACCTCGCCGAAGGCCGCAAGGCCGGGCGAAATGCCTTTGGCAGGTCAAGCATTGCTTAACTATTAGCTGCCAAAAGTCTTTGCTAAAAAGCGGTTCCGGCCCGCTGGGCCGGGTTACTTTTACGGGTAAAAGTAACCAACCCCCCCGCTCCACCACGCCACCCCTGCGGGGTCCCCAGTGTTTCTCGCCAGCAACGGGGCGCGCATAACTCGCTGCGCTCAAACAGATGCGCGCCTTTGTCCGTCCCTGGCTGCGATACTCGGTGGCGTGGAAGTCGGATCTTTCTGCGGAACCCAAACCCTTAATAACGCTTTTTATTATGAACATGCCGAATGGCAGGCCGTATGATAGCGCACCTTCCCGTTCAGCTTGTCGAGCATCGCAGGGCTGAGCGGAATCAAGCGTGAAATTGTCTGAGCCGCATAGCGGCGAGTTTTTTCACGCGCCGCTCAGGCCGAGAAGCGCAGAGCACCCGAAGGGCAGGCTGACCGGGGAAAGGCTTTTGGATACTTTTGGCCACAAAAGTACCTCGCCGAAGGCCGCAAGGCCGGGCGAAATGCCTTTTGCTGGTCAAATATTTGTTAACTATTAGCGGCGAAGAGTCTTTGTTAAAAAGGGGTTCCGGCCCATTGGGCCGGGTTACTTTTACGGGTAAAAGTAACCAAAACCCCCGCTCCACCACGCCACCCCTGCGGGGTTCCCTGCGTTTCTCGCCAGCGACGGGGCGCGCATAACTCGCTGCGCTCAAACAGATGCGCGCCTTTTTCCGTCCCTGGCTGCGATACTCGGTGGCGCGGAAGTCGGATTACCTTGCGGAACCTGAATCTCGGGGGCTATTTTCTGATGAACGAGCAGATTGGCAGGCTGTATATTCGTGCGCCTTCCCGTTCAGCCTGTCGAGCATCGCAGGACTGAGCGGAATCAAGCATGAAATTGTTTGAGCCGCATAGCGGCGAGTTTTTTTCACTCGCCGCTCAGGCCGAGAAGCGCAGAGCACCCGAAGG
Proteins encoded in this region:
- the rimK gene encoding 30S ribosomal protein S6--L-glutamate ligase — translated: MNIAILSRNARLYSTARLVEAAKARGHQVRVIDPLRCYMNITSHRPSIHYKGETLDDFDAVIPRIGASITFYGTAVLRQFEMMGVYPLNESVAISRARDKLRSAQLLARKGIGLPVTGFAHSPDDINDLMTQVGGAPVVIKLLEGTQGIGVVLAETHKAAESVLQAFMGLKANIMVQEFISESKGSDLRCLVIGGKVVAAMKRQAREGEFRSNLHRGGSAALVRITPEERSTATRAARVMGLNVCGVDLLRSNHGPVVMEVNSSPGLEGIEHATNKDIASTIIEFIEKNGRPNHTKTRGKG
- a CDS encoding succinylglutamate desuccinylase/aspartoacylase family protein, whose amino-acid sequence is MDKPLRIGTEEVLPGQNLTIDLPLAQLYTHTPMTMPVHVIRGRRAGPRLFVCAAIHGDEINGVEIIRRLLSLPLLKKLRGDLIAVPIVNVPGFLQRSRYLPDRRDLNRSFPGSEKGSLAGRVAHLFLNEIVAQCSHGIDLHTAAIDRANLPQVRANLDDPIAAAMAEAFRTPVTLNANLRDGSVRQAGATLGIPMIVYECGEALRFDEHSIRIGLRGIVRVMRHLGMLPAARATRSKQASVVTHTSAWVRASQSGILRAVAPLGASVEKNSILGYISDPFGESETQVISPWRGIVIGRTTLPLAYQGEALYHIARLGRNEMEQLEDAIQEEDPLPAIPYLQDEPVIV